In the genome of Oncorhynchus nerka isolate Pitt River linkage group LG4, Oner_Uvic_2.0, whole genome shotgun sequence, the window TTGTCTGCCACTAATACAGCCTTTCCATTGAAATGTTCCTCCTTATAGAATATTAGAAAAAAGGTGCTGCTTTTGTTATTGTTGGTTAATTCCAAAAAGTATGGATTCCAATGTCACGCTGTGAAAATGATGCTGGTTGGCATTTATtatcatgaatcttgccctggaggcagctctgcagtgtGGTCAtcagctggcacagccacagtcacaaaatgtgattttaaacctaaccctaatcttaaccacactgctGGCCCAAACCGTAAATGAAGACCAAACAGCTCATTCTTGTTTTCATAATCGTTGTGAGGCCCATCTAGCGGGAGTCGCTCAGTTCTGCCTTCAGGGCAGGATTCATGGCAATAAACTTCAACCTGCGAAAAGCATACTTATCTTTATTCACAACAGTTCGGCAACAAAATGAAGAATTGAGAAAGCAGAGAACTCCACCTTCTTGCCCTACAAACACAGGTGAGATCATACTATGAGGGAATGTGTTTACTCATagatgtagtaggttgtattatgACCCAAGATAAAAACCTGTTTCAGATAGCAATCCTGAGCATTGGGTTATATCTGTTCTCTCCACAGGGAATAATGACTGTCCTAAACCTATGAACTGTGCTGAAGGCTGGGAGTATTATGGGGGGAAGTGCTATTACTTCTCCCCTGATAAACTGACCTGGGCTCAGAGTCGGGATGAGTGTATCACCAGGGGGGGACACCTTGTCATCATAGGGAGCCTAGAGGAGCAGGTATGACTCTATTATTGATTCTCTCAGTTGTTTTGATGCACATTTTCCTTTCCTCTACTAACATACAAATGACAATAAATCTTGACATAATTCTTCATACAATGTTTCTGGTGAAGAAATTCTTAGATCAGAAAATTGGTACAAAAATAAGTACGGAGCCTGAAGACATGTTCTGGATTGGGCTGACGGACAGTATAAACGAGAATGAGTGGTTATGGGTGGACAATTCATCTCTAAGCACAAGGTTTGAATGCATGTTTAAATCCATATCATAATACAATCACCCTAGATTAAAACGTATTGTGATCATACCTCTTATGTATTATCATCCTTCAATCCATAGCTTCTGGCTTGGTGACCGGGAGCCAGATGACTGGAAAGGAGAGAATCCCGACGGTGAAGACTGTGCTAGAATGGGGGAACCGGATGGTACTAAAGACAGCAAGAGTTGGTTGGATGTCAACTGTAATAAGACTCAAAGAAGAATATGTGAGACAAAATCCCCCTTGTGAAACAGTATCTTTAAGAAACTCAAAAGTTCCTTTTAAATATGTCTCTGAACAACTAAATCTTTTTTTGCTGGCATTGATAAGAAGTGAGGAGAAACTGTATTATGACTGGTTTACAGGAGATTACTGCTGATATTCACATCTTTCTTTGTACATATCATTTGTAATGCTTGTTATGCTATGGTGTAAAACAGTCTAATGAAAAACTTGTCAGATACATTCAGTTCACGACTCTTCACTTCTCAGTAGGCTACAGGTGTTGGATCTTAATTTGCATAGTATTGTTATAGCAACAGGATTTGAACTTTAGTCCTTCAATCATATGTCGCTTGATTGGTGGTTCACAAGCAACAAGAGTGATAAAaggaagatcctacacctgtacatCATCCTCAGTGTGTTTTGTACATGTATATTTCTGCTTAACAGTGCTGTCTCTAGGCTAGTCATTtgagaaaaaaatattgtttGTCTATCCAAACCATTGCATTAATAAAGTGTCAAAAGTAAAATTAGTTTTTTTCAGCAGTATATTTATTAAGAAGCCTTGTTGTCTTACCTACAGTAGTTCAGGGGCTAGAAAAATAAGATGCCAGAATGCCTACTGTTCATTTCTCTAGTGGTGTATCATGAATATTCAAAAGGTAGAAAATAAAGAATTGTCATATGAGGTTTGACACAAAGTTTTAAAGTAGGTGTATTAAAGGGATTTATTAGTGTCTCCATACCCACCACATTTAAATGCTGCTTTACAGTAGTCTGAGAGATCACTATTCATTATTAGATTACCAAGATGGTGAAATGGAGCCTCATACATGGttagtggtgattttagcatgtaaatcttggtgggacaAACTCCACTttttttttagatgcatgccagcaaagccactacacaacagaacactaaacaatacacaAACTgtgacaaactgttagggcctacataaagctgtcccaacagcagtacCAACACCTtatcactgctacacctggctattaagggagccttgtctggcagcgaaaccgttcattcagcctcatttactgcctttaaaaaaacattgactggcttaaacaaatgtggtttcttctGACAATTGAGATCTACAAACTacggcataaggggacgacaagcgatTTAAGAAACAATCTGTAATTTAGATTAAGACATTAACGAGCGAACTAGGACATACGAAGTCcattcagaaattattcagacccatttcctttttccacattttgaaccCCCAgaaagaccctttgctatgagactcgaaattgagtttaggtgcatcctgtttccattgatcatccttgatgatttggaaaggcacacacctgtctatataaggtcccacagttgacagtgtatgtcagagcaaaaaccaagccatgaggttgaaggaattgtcggtagagctccgagacaggattgtgtcgaggcacagatctgggggaagggttccaaaaaacgtctgcagcattgaaggtccccaagaacagtggccatcattcttaaatggaagaagtttggaaccattaagactcttcctagagctggcccccctgccaaactgagcaattgggggagaaggactttggtcagggaggtgaccaagaatccgctCGTCACTCTGACACAGCTCCTGAGTTCCTCTGTgacgatgggagaaccttccagaaggacaaccaactatgcatcactccaccaatcaggcgtttatggtagagtggccagactgaagccactcctcagtaaaaggcacatgacggggcacttggagtttgccaaaaggcatctaaaggactccccatgagaaacaagattctctgatctgatgaaaccaagattgaactctttttggcctgaataccaagtgtcacgtctggaggaaaccttgcaccatccctacggtgaagcatggtggtggcagcatcataccgTGGACCGTGGGGAAGTCAGCGGAAGggattgagagactagtcaggatcgaggaaaagatgaacagagcaaagtccagagagatccttgatgaaaacctgctccagagctgaaaatagctgtgcagcaatattccccatcctacctgacagagcttgagagcatctgccgagaagaatgggagaaactcaccaaatacaggtgtcaaagcttgtagcgtcatacccaagaagacctgaggctgtaatcgctgccaaaggtgcttcaacaaagtactgaataaagggtctgaatacttatgtaaatctcagtgttttcagtgttcagtgtgtcaTTAtcgggtgttgtgtgtagattgctgagggggaaaaaaaactattttatccattttagaataaggctgtaatgtaacaaaatgtgaaaaaggccccggggtctgaacactttccaaaaCCTATGATTCAAGGGAGCAAGACCAAGGCTCTTGATACTGTCCTGTCCCATCttagaggtgacagagagagacccttctTGTGTTTGTGGGCTGTATAATAAGGGAACCAATGTTCTCATGTGAATGTTCTCATATTCTTCTTCCCTGCCCATGTGGTAGAGATGTttgatgtctgcagaaagaactTCGCCATTTGCACTACGAAGTACAATCACACTATGTACAACCCCATTAATCCATGATTTTTTGTGATGGTAGTTCGCGTTGAGAGAGGTATAATCTTGATTTTCCCCCCTCCAACTAGGCCTACGTATACCATTTGTCATCACTGTATAAATCGATACATACAACCCGTCAATAGACCAATAGCCCAACAAAAAGCAATATGACTTGAATTCAAAGAACAGTATGTTTGGAATGTTGAATTTTGCATTTTCTCCGTTTGGCCGTGTAACTTTGTCCAGGTGACATCTCCTAAAACAAGTTGAGAATGAAGGACACTCGCCAATGTTTTTAATTTATATTAGGTGACAGAGTACTAATACTTCTTGTGTGAACTTTATATGCACTATAAACTAAGTATTATTTAAGAGTCTTGGTTACCTTTATTGTGAAGTTGTAACTATCCGTACTACAGTATAACCTGATCGAggatctctgaagagacctgaaaatagctgtgcagcgacgctccccatccaacctgacagagcttgagaggatctgcggagatgaaggggagaaactcctcaaatacaggtgtgccaagcttgtagcgtcatacccaagaagactagaggatgtaatcgctgctaaaggtgcttcaacaaagtactgagtaaagggtctgaatgtgatattttgattttttgattttttttatacatttgcagaaattcctaaaaaatgtttttttttcttcgtcattatggggtgttgtgtagattgatgagggaatcaGGCTAActtaaaagtcaaggggtctgaatactctctgaaTGCACAGTATGTATTGCTATATACATAGGCATTATCATCAAGTTCTGAGTTTGAAACTAAGGTTAATCTGCCCCCTCAGTCATTTGTCGATTTTATTGTATTAATATAGACACTTGCAGTCTTAGACATTGTTGATTCTCTCCGCCTGTCACTAAGTCAAGATGAAGACTAGTTCTGAACACTCATGCAGAGACACTTACAGAAGCCTATACATCTCCCCAGAACAAAACACCCCAGCAGTTCCTCTATAGCGAGTCTTCTCATTCCCTGTAATACAGTGCCTtgtccacattttattgtgttacagcctgaatttaaaaataATTCAATTGagatgtgtcactggcctacacacacaatacctcatgtcaaagtggaattatgtttttagaatattTTATCAAATGAATAAAAAACGAAAAGCTGGTATTTCTTGAGTCAATatgtattcaactcctttgttgtAGCAATACTAAATACGTTCAAGGACTGAAAATGTGCATAACAAGTGCATGGACTCACTCAGTGTGGAATTATTTTTTGTATGTCTTCATCATCTCTGTAccgcacacatacaattatctgttgaATTGTATTTAACtcggtaagttgactgagaacacattctcatttacaacaacaACCAGGGGAGAGGAATGAGCCAATTGCAAGTTGGGGATGATTAGCTGGCCATAATGGTATGAGGGAcaaattgggaatttagccaggacaccagggttaacacccctaccaTAGGATCTTTAAAGACCACACCTgttttaacatcccatctgaaagactaCACCCTACACAGGAAAATTGTGCCTAGTCACTGTCCTGGGACATTGGGATAtatttttagactagaggatagagTGCCTTCTACTGGCTCTCCAACTTCAGTGGGATGCAGgctggtatgctgctggcatctGTGAGGTCACTCcattcgagcagtgaatttcaaacacagattgaaCAAAAAAAGACAAAGAGGTTTTCTAAAACGCtccgcaaagaagggcacctaattGTGCCA includes:
- the LOC115128325 gene encoding C-type lectin domain family 17, member A-like isoform X2 — its product is MSEGIVHADVKFKKHQQTEGKDGDISNLPTKNTELQILQAAYNHLNLTDLEKAFTSALMIKNRELQELQVKNKDLQEKERAVRQQNEELRKQRTPPSCPTNTGNNDCPKPMNCAEGWEYYGGKCYYFSPDKLTWAQSRDECITRGGHLVIIGSLEEQKFLDQKIGTKISTEPEDMFWIGLTDSINENEWLWVDNSSLSTSFWLGDREPDDWKGENPDGEDCARMGEPDGTKDSKSWLDVNCNKTQRRICETKSPL
- the LOC115128325 gene encoding C-type lectin domain family 4 member A-like isoform X1 — protein: MSEGIVHADVKFKKHQQTEGKDGAGDPDSQEGSKVRAGGCDPVKVVLVTLCFLLMGMVIGLRFLYISNLPTKNTELQILQAAYNHLNLTDLEKAFTSALMIKNRELQELQVKNKDLQEKERAVRQQNEELRKQRTPPSCPTNTGNNDCPKPMNCAEGWEYYGGKCYYFSPDKLTWAQSRDECITRGGHLVIIGSLEEQKFLDQKIGTKISTEPEDMFWIGLTDSINENEWLWVDNSSLSTSFWLGDREPDDWKGENPDGEDCARMGEPDGTKDSKSWLDVNCNKTQRRICETKSPL